A window of Streptobacillus canis contains these coding sequences:
- a CDS encoding HEAT repeat domain-containing protein: protein MGKNEMELIYKKERKELIEEVNKYGYNFNTTDDILKIGSKDKKIIPVLLKWIDKLSDPSDKSWIARCLTVKGYKEALPRLIMLFKELKIYPNSDRWAVGNAIGVIGNNEYIDEYLEIITDKTNGTDRQMIVNYMYRYKEERVKKILIELLEDEDVNSHAIYALGMFKDVSVIDKIKPFLQHNSILNRRLAKSAIKKLEKLK from the coding sequence ATGGGAAAAAATGAAATGGAATTAATATACAAAAAAGAAAGAAAAGAACTGATAGAAGAAGTAAACAAATATGGCTATAATTTTAATACAACAGATGATATACTAAAAATAGGATCTAAAGATAAAAAAATAATACCAGTTTTATTAAAATGGATAGATAAACTTTCTGATCCAAGTGATAAATCATGGATTGCAAGATGCCTTACAGTAAAAGGATATAAAGAAGCACTTCCAAGATTGATAATGCTATTTAAAGAATTAAAAATATATCCAAATTCAGATAGGTGGGCAGTAGGGAATGCAATAGGTGTAATAGGTAATAATGAATATATAGATGAATATTTAGAAATAATTACAGATAAAACAAATGGAACAGATAGACAGATGATAGTGAATTATATGTATAGATATAAAGAAGAAAGAGTAAAAAAAATATTGATAGAATTATTAGAAGATGAAGATGTAAATTCTCATGCAATATATGCTTTAGGAATGTTTAAAGATGTAAGTGTTATAGATAAAATAAAACCTTTTTTACAACATA